From the genome of candidate division KSB1 bacterium:
CTGGGGTCTCGCAGTAAGGAGCCTCGCCCACACAGGCGATCACCACGTCCACTCCTGCTGCGGCCTTCACGGCCGCCTTTACGTCGATCTCGCGATCAAACGTGGCCCCCGGAACGTAACGCACCCTCCTTTCCCCCACTTTCTGCTGGATGGCCTCCAGGATGGTCAGCTTCTCCTGCGGGTAGAGGTCCTCGCGGTTCCCTTGCCAGGTGATCGTCCACCCGCCGTTCAGACAGCTCAGACAATTGGCCGCAGGACCGGTGACCAGTACGCGGGCCGTCTTCTTCAAGGGCAAAAAGTCCCCGGCGTTTTTGAGGAGCGTAATTGATTCTTGCGCTGCCTGAAGAGCTACTCTCCGGAACTCCCTATGGCCGATCTCTCCCCTGCGCGCCGCATCGGGATAGGGATTCTCGAAGAGCCCGAGCTCGAACTTGAGGCGCAAGATTCGCCGTACAGCTTCATCGATCCGCGCTTCCGGAACTTCGCCCTCGCGCGCGAGCTCCAGAAGCAGCTCGTAAAAACTGAAATCCTCCGGGACCATACTCATGTCCACTCCGGCCAGAACGGCCATTTTCACCGCCTCTTTCTGGGTGGACGCCACGTGGTCCCGGTAGTGCAGGTTGTTGATGTCCGCCCAATCGGAGACCAGCAGGCCATTGAATCCGAGCTCGCCCCGCAACAGATCGGTCAAGATGAACTTGTTGGCGTGCACCGGCCTCCCGTTGACCTCGCCGCTGTTGGCCATGACGGTGTGCACTCCTGCTTGGATCGCCGCCCGAAAGGTCGGCACGAAGTACTCCCGCAGCATGTTCTCGGGGATCCAGGCTGGGGTTCGGTCTTTGCCGGTAAGAGGGAAGCTGTAACCGAGATAGTGTTTCGCACAGCCTGCGACCCGGCCCGGCGCCGCCACGTAGTTGTCTTCCCCTTCGAGACCCTTCACGTAGGCCGCCCCCATGGTTGCGGCGAGGTAGGGATCTTCCCCGAAGGTCTCGAAGAGCCGAGGCCAGAGGGGCTGGCGTCCGATGTCCAGGACCGGTGAGAAGTTCCAGGGGATCCCGCAGGCTCGCACCTCAAAAGCCGTGATCTCTCCGTTCTTCCGCACGAGCTCCGGGTTCCAGGTGGCCGCCATCCCAAGGTTGTGCGGGAAAATTGTGGCGCCGACTGTGTAGTTTGCTCCGTGGACGGCATCGATCCCGTACAGGATGGGGATACCGAGCCTTGACTCCTTGGTGGCCACATCCTGAATCTGGGTGATGATGCGATGCCACTGATCCACCGTGTAGGCGGCGTTCACCACATTGAGGATCGAGCCCACATGGTAGTCCAGTATGGCCCTGCGCAGCTTCTGGGGGTCAAGTACATCGTCCGAAGAGTCCGCAGCGACCACCTGAAGGGTCACCTGCGTCATTTGTCCCACTTTCTCTTCCAGCGTCATCTGGCGCAGTAGATCATCCACCTTGCGCTCGATTTCCTCGCGGCTGGGACGATCGGACCCCACCGCCTGGCTTCCGAAAAGCAGGACCATACCCAGTGCGCAGATCCAAGCATTCTTCATCGCCATCCCCTTGCCTTTCAGCCCTACTTGAGCACAAGCCACTTCCTGACCTCCACGGAGCCTCCCAGTGCAGCCTTCAGCAGATACACCCCCGTCGGTAGCCGATCCGCGCCCTCTAGGACCTGGCCAAGAGCCAAACGGAGGCGACCGGCCTTGGCCCTGAGTGGGGCGGACTCCATCACTTTCCTGCCTCGGAGATCAAACACGGCAATCGCCACTTCCCCCTGATGTGGCACGGCAAGCTGCAGATAGCAATCGTCTGCCCTGCAAGCCGAAGGCCTCCAGGGGTTGGGATAGAGACTCTCAATGGCAAACCGTCGCGGGATTTGCTGCGGGGAGGATTCGTTCTCCGCACCAGAAGGGCCACGGTAGATCTTCAGGCCGTACCACACGGTGCGGTCTTTGGCCTGGTCCAGCTCGATCCGGAACCGACCGCCCACCACGGGCGCCCGCCACGAGCGCGCCAGCTCGGACTCGCCCTTGCGCGAGAGCGGGAAAATCCGCACGGAGTCCGCCGGAGTGGCAAGCTCCAGGACCACGCGCCGGGGCTCTACAAACGTGGGAGGCCTCCCCCATTGGTCATGGACCGTACGCACGCCATCCCAGATCATGCCGTCATTCTGCACCCGGGAGGCCAAGGCTACAAGTACGCGATTGGTCGAATCGAAGGGCAAGCTGTCCACACAAACAGCCGTCAGGGTCGTAAACCCGTCTG
Proteins encoded in this window:
- a CDS encoding glycoside hydrolase family 3 C-terminal domain-containing protein — its product is MACAQVGLKGKGMAMKNAWICALGMVLLFGSQAVGSDRPSREEIERKVDDLLRQMTLEEKVGQMTQVTLQVVAADSSDDVLDPQKLRRAILDYHVGSILNVVNAAYTVDQWHRIITQIQDVATKESRLGIPILYGIDAVHGANYTVGATIFPHNLGMAATWNPELVRKNGEITAFEVRACGIPWNFSPVLDIGRQPLWPRLFETFGEDPYLAATMGAAYVKGLEGEDNYVAAPGRVAGCAKHYLGYSFPLTGKDRTPAWIPENMLREYFVPTFRAAIQAGVHTVMANSGEVNGRPVHANKFILTDLLRGELGFNGLLVSDWADINNLHYRDHVASTQKEAVKMAVLAGVDMSMVPEDFSFYELLLELAREGEVPEARIDEAVRRILRLKFELGLFENPYPDAARRGEIGHREFRRVALQAAQESITLLKNAGDFLPLKKTARVLVTGPAANCLSCLNGGWTITWQGNREDLYPQEKLTILEAIQQKVGERRVRYVPGATFDREIDVKAAVKAAAGVDVVIACVGEAPYCETPGNILDLNLPEAQLRLVEALERTGVPVVVVLVEGRPRVIRRIVDGARAILMAYLPGLEGGQAIADILFGDVNPSGKLPITYPRHPNDLTLYDHKYSEENGPYNRYNPEWPFGHGLSYTRFEFADLEVFPSRMSLNDTLTVRVKVRNVGAREGAEVVQLYVSDLYASVTPSVRKLKRFEKVSLAPGQEKTVLFRLTKDDLAFIGLDNRPNVEPGDFRVSVGPLSAQFELGVGR